One Tomitella gaofuii DNA segment encodes these proteins:
- the manA gene encoding mannose-6-phosphate isomerase, class I has protein sequence MLVLDAVVRSYAWGSRTALARLRGDAGPSVHPEAELWFGAHPADSAHVRGGGNAGAGDAVAGNAVAGYGRRSLLDLIESDPEGQLGAEVLARFGPRLPFLLKLLAAEEPLSLQAHPSRDQALEGFDREEGAGIPLDSPIRNYRDRNHKPEVVVALERFDALAGFRDPVRTVELLGAIGVPELDPHLGLLRGQPDESGLRALFTTWITMPQAMVHRLLPKVLEGCIGYLAEHGNGGEFAAEARSTLQIGEAYPGDVGVLSSMLLNRVTLEPGEALYLPAGNLHAYLHGVGVEIMANSDNVLRGGLTPKHVDVPELLRVLDFHSVPATPTEGVAAGARERRYPSDTPEFSLSSIDLRGGCVELSGAGPEILLCTEGAVRAHCDAVDTTIHATQALWVPASSGPVTLTAVPRGRGREQGGGAAGDGPRAQIFRARVGSA, from the coding sequence GTGCTGGTACTCGATGCTGTGGTGCGCTCCTACGCCTGGGGGTCGCGCACCGCGTTGGCGCGGCTGCGCGGCGACGCCGGCCCTTCGGTGCACCCTGAGGCGGAGCTGTGGTTCGGCGCGCACCCGGCCGATTCCGCACACGTGCGCGGCGGCGGGAACGCCGGGGCCGGGGACGCAGTGGCCGGGAATGCAGTGGCCGGGTACGGCCGCCGGTCGCTACTGGACCTGATCGAGTCCGATCCCGAGGGGCAGCTCGGCGCCGAGGTGCTCGCGCGGTTCGGTCCGCGGCTGCCGTTCCTGCTCAAGCTGTTGGCGGCGGAGGAGCCGCTGTCGCTGCAGGCGCACCCCAGCAGGGATCAGGCGCTCGAGGGGTTCGACCGTGAGGAGGGCGCGGGGATACCCCTCGACTCGCCCATCCGCAACTATCGGGACCGCAACCACAAACCCGAGGTGGTCGTCGCACTCGAACGGTTCGACGCGCTCGCCGGGTTCCGCGACCCGGTACGCACCGTCGAACTGCTGGGCGCCATCGGCGTGCCGGAACTCGACCCGCACCTGGGCCTGCTGCGCGGGCAACCGGACGAGTCCGGGCTGCGGGCGTTGTTCACCACCTGGATCACCATGCCGCAGGCGATGGTCCACCGGCTGCTGCCGAAGGTGCTCGAAGGCTGCATCGGTTACCTCGCCGAGCACGGCAACGGCGGGGAGTTCGCGGCGGAGGCCCGCTCCACGCTGCAGATCGGCGAGGCCTACCCCGGCGACGTGGGCGTGCTGTCGTCGATGCTGCTGAACCGGGTGACGCTGGAGCCCGGTGAGGCGCTGTATCTGCCGGCCGGCAACCTGCACGCCTACCTGCACGGCGTCGGCGTGGAGATCATGGCGAACTCCGACAACGTGCTGCGCGGCGGGCTCACGCCCAAGCATGTCGACGTCCCCGAGCTGTTGCGCGTGCTCGACTTCCACTCGGTCCCCGCCACCCCCACGGAGGGCGTCGCCGCCGGGGCCCGCGAGCGCCGTTACCCGTCGGACACCCCGGAGTTCAGCCTGAGCAGCATCGACCTGCGCGGCGGCTGCGTGGAACTGTCGGGTGCCGGGCCGGAGATATTGCTCTGCACGGAGGGCGCCGTCAGGGCACACTGTGATGCTGTGGACACCACGATTCATGCGACCCAGGCGTTGTGGGTGCCGGCGTCGTCCGGGCCGGTCACGCTGACCGCGGTGCCGCGGGGCCGCGGGCGGGAACAGGGGGGCGGGGCCGCCGGCGACGGCCCGCGGGCGCAGATCTTCCGGGCGCGGGTGGGATCCGCGTGA